Proteins from a genomic interval of Ndongobacter massiliensis:
- a CDS encoding peptide ABC transporter substrate-binding protein, producing MKIRMKAAALLLACMMLLPLMPFGCAQTPNESGQKDAQGSSNESGQKDVQGSPNESGQKDAQGSTASDPIRIAGPADEALQDWSIYDKLIDEIRSEQDPQKRVILMHKAEDILMDTGAICPFFSWNRRGYYWKTPLNGFYFPPLIGPIFTHTTGTADGILRVRQHPFSTLDPDLLEDLSQRSILLHLFAGLCEIDENNCLKPDLAENVEISEDGLTWTFTLKPDLKWSNGDKLDANDFVYAWERGADKTIGNPYSSLFSSIEGYPDRLNIKASEDGRTLTVKLVRFCPYFLMLTAMPAFVPLPQKVIEAAEQQSGDPFAWTETGTMVTNGPFKLKSWEPNVLLDMVRNENYHRANEVTLDELIVHCEAVDSSFYQKYIDGEYDFIEFRGQGDYPQLPPVEEHHSVPWALGVVYLSFNINNQELFGKMTPQEAKTLRQALCLLIDRKALAAAAIGSEDEASSTLIPPGVSDGNGNGVQFRSNSEDYRYPIQDPPGYYPLKSDFTRAKELLQSLGYRFTDAGKLSPETPLHLKFTALEVAKDFLPNVVEQFESYGISCETEYCNFETYIKKRQEGDFMVSLSQWNMDYNDPLNLLESYTSSDSTHNECGFGR from the coding sequence ATGAAGATACGGATGAAAGCGGCGGCCCTTCTGCTCGCTTGCATGATGCTTCTGCCCCTGATGCCCTTCGGCTGCGCTCAGACGCCGAACGAAAGCGGGCAAAAGGACGCTCAAGGTTCGTCGAACGAAAGCGGGCAAAAGGACGTTCAAGGTTCGCCGAACGAAAGCGGGCAAAAGGACGCTCAAGGTTCGACGGCGTCTGACCCGATCAGGATAGCCGGGCCGGCCGACGAGGCCCTTCAAGACTGGTCGATCTATGACAAGCTGATCGACGAGATTCGTTCCGAGCAAGATCCCCAAAAACGAGTCATTCTCATGCACAAAGCCGAGGATATCCTCATGGATACGGGCGCCATCTGCCCGTTTTTTTCCTGGAATAGACGCGGTTACTACTGGAAAACGCCTCTCAATGGCTTCTATTTTCCCCCGCTTATTGGACCGATTTTTACGCATACAACCGGGACAGCCGACGGCATTCTCAGGGTTCGGCAACATCCGTTCAGCACCCTCGATCCGGATCTGCTGGAGGACCTCTCCCAGCGCTCTATCCTTCTCCACCTGTTCGCAGGCCTTTGTGAGATCGATGAGAACAATTGCCTCAAGCCGGATCTGGCCGAGAATGTCGAGATCAGCGAGGATGGGCTGACATGGACGTTCACCCTCAAACCGGATCTCAAGTGGTCAAATGGCGACAAGCTGGACGCCAACGACTTTGTCTATGCCTGGGAGCGAGGCGCCGACAAAACGATTGGAAACCCCTATAGCAGCTTGTTTTCATCAATCGAGGGCTATCCGGATCGATTGAATATTAAAGCTTCCGAAGACGGCCGGACGCTGACGGTTAAGCTGGTTCGGTTTTGCCCCTATTTTCTCATGCTGACGGCCATGCCCGCCTTTGTCCCCCTGCCGCAGAAGGTCATCGAGGCGGCTGAACAGCAATCTGGCGATCCGTTTGCGTGGACTGAGACCGGGACGATGGTCACCAACGGACCTTTTAAGCTGAAGAGCTGGGAGCCGAACGTCTTACTCGATATGGTGCGCAACGAAAACTATCACCGAGCCAATGAAGTCACGCTGGATGAGCTGATTGTTCATTGTGAGGCGGTGGATAGCTCCTTTTACCAAAAGTACATAGACGGCGAATATGATTTTATCGAATTCAGGGGGCAAGGCGACTATCCGCAGCTACCGCCCGTTGAAGAGCATCATAGCGTTCCATGGGCATTGGGCGTTGTCTATCTCAGCTTTAATATCAACAATCAGGAGCTCTTCGGCAAGATGACGCCGCAGGAAGCAAAAACGCTGCGTCAAGCCCTTTGCCTCCTGATCGACCGCAAAGCCCTCGCGGCCGCGGCAATAGGCTCGGAGGATGAAGCCTCTTCCACGCTGATTCCGCCGGGCGTTTCGGATGGAAATGGAAACGGGGTACAATTCCGATCGAACAGCGAGGACTACCGCTATCCGATCCAGGATCCTCCGGGCTATTACCCGCTGAAGTCCGATTTTACGCGCGCCAAAGAGCTTCTTCAATCTTTGGGCTATCGTTTCACGGACGCGGGAAAGCTCTCGCCGGAGACACCGCTGCATCTGAAATTCACCGCCTTGGAGGTGGCTAAAGATTTTCTCCCGAACGTTGTGGAGCAGTTTGAGTCCTATGGCATCAGCTGCGAAACAGAGTACTGCAATTTTGAAACGTACATAAAAAAACGTCAGGAAGGCGACTTTATGGTCTCCCTCTCACAATGGAACATGGATTACAACGATCCCCTGAACCTGCTCGAGAGCTATACGTCGTCGGACAGCACACATAACGAGTGCGGCTTTGGCAGGTAA
- a CDS encoding IS3 family transposase — MRELGLFPRRKQKQKYSSYKGKISPEIPNLIQRDFHAEYPNQKRLTDSTEFAIPAGKVYLSPVVDCFDGMLPAWTIGTTPNAALVNEMLDQAITTLSKEEHPLIHSDRGCHYRWPGWIRRMNRPGLERSMSKKGCSPDNSACEGLFGRRKNEMFYNRKWEGVTLPEFMDILHDYLVWYNEKRIKGTLGNMSPLEYRRSLGIAV; from the coding sequence ATGCGGGAGCTGGGACTGTTCCCTAGAAGAAAACAGAAGCAAAAATACAGTTCCTATAAGGGGAAAATATCTCCTGAAATACCAAATCTTATACAGCGGGATTTTCATGCAGAATATCCGAATCAAAAGCGGCTGACAGATAGCACTGAATTCGCAATCCCTGCTGGGAAAGTATATCTTTCTCCTGTTGTTGATTGTTTTGACGGTATGCTTCCTGCTTGGACCATAGGTACAACGCCGAATGCAGCTTTGGTCAACGAAATGTTGGATCAAGCGATTACTACTTTATCCAAGGAAGAGCATCCTCTGATCCACAGTGATCGAGGCTGCCATTATCGCTGGCCGGGGTGGATCCGGCGTATGAATCGACCTGGTCTTGAACGCTCCATGTCAAAAAAAGGATGTTCACCTGATAACTCAGCCTGTGAAGGACTGTTTGGCAGACGAAAGAACGAAATGTTTTATAACCGGAAATGGGAAGGGGTCACCCTGCCAGAATTCATGGACATTTTACATGATTATCTCGTTTGGTATAATGAAAAGCGAATCAAAGGAACACTTGGTAACATGAGTCCTTTGGAGTACAGACGTAGTCTTGGAATTGCTGTTTAG
- a CDS encoding flavocytochrome c: protein MNKRRRILASMLLACVLFLTACGGSATTTDKGVSGSFTGTAKGMGGDVSVTLTLTDNVITDCTATGDDETAGIGTPVIEQFPAKVVEGNTINIDSISGATITSTAFVEAAKAALADAGLNPDDYMKKAEKTEKSENSESVTYEADVVIVGAGGAGMTAAMTAADAGKKVIIVESQAMVGGNSVRATGGMNAAKTVYQDENEFGESAGVEKVLKTAAEKYADNETITALAQTVSEQWAAYQADPKGYFDSVELMELDTMVGGKGINNPELVKTLCEGTAPAIDWLDQNGMALHNVSSFGGASVKRIHRPTNEEGKVVSVGSYLIPLMEKNCQDRGIDIVLNTTVDTILTKDGAAVGVSGKDGDGNPVVVNAKSVVLTTGGFGANLEMVTKYKPELAGFMTTNAAGIQGQGIEMATAIGADTVDMDQIQIHPTVEANTASLITEGLRGDGAILVNADGARFTDEVGTRDVVSAAEIAQPGSYAWLIVDQAMADASNVIQGYIKKGFTKTGETPEALAKEMEVDPTAFAATLEAWNGCVEAKSDPDFGRTSFANPLAQGPFYAIKVTPGVHHTMGGLRINANTEVLKADGTVIPGLFAAGEVTGGVHGANRLGGTAVADFAVFGRIAGEHAAAYKGAE from the coding sequence ATGAATAAAAGAAGGCGTATATTGGCCTCGATGTTATTGGCTTGTGTACTGTTTCTGACCGCTTGTGGCGGCTCGGCAACAACAACGGACAAAGGCGTCTCCGGTAGTTTCACCGGCACGGCAAAGGGAATGGGCGGCGATGTATCCGTTACGCTCACACTCACCGACAACGTCATCACCGACTGTACAGCTACGGGGGATGATGAAACAGCGGGCATCGGCACGCCGGTCATTGAGCAGTTCCCCGCGAAGGTGGTGGAAGGCAATACCATCAATATCGACAGCATAAGCGGTGCGACCATTACTTCAACGGCGTTTGTGGAAGCGGCGAAGGCGGCGCTCGCTGATGCGGGGCTGAATCCGGACGATTACATGAAAAAAGCGGAAAAGACCGAAAAGAGTGAAAATAGCGAGAGTGTCACCTATGAAGCGGATGTCGTCATCGTCGGTGCCGGCGGTGCCGGTATGACGGCGGCAATGACCGCTGCCGATGCTGGAAAAAAAGTTATTATTGTTGAAAGTCAGGCAATGGTCGGCGGAAACTCTGTGCGCGCCACCGGGGGCATGAATGCCGCCAAGACGGTTTACCAGGATGAAAATGAGTTCGGCGAATCCGCCGGGGTCGAAAAGGTGTTGAAGACGGCGGCGGAAAAATATGCGGACAATGAAACGATTACGGCGCTCGCACAGACGGTTTCCGAGCAGTGGGCGGCGTACCAAGCGGATCCGAAAGGCTATTTTGATTCCGTGGAGTTAATGGAATTGGATACGATGGTAGGCGGCAAGGGAATCAACAATCCGGAATTGGTCAAGACGCTGTGCGAAGGGACGGCGCCCGCCATCGACTGGCTCGACCAGAATGGCATGGCCCTGCACAATGTTTCCAGTTTTGGTGGCGCGTCAGTAAAGCGCATTCATCGTCCAACGAATGAAGAGGGAAAAGTCGTTTCGGTGGGCTCCTACCTGATTCCTCTGATGGAAAAGAATTGCCAAGATCGCGGCATCGATATCGTGCTGAACACCACAGTGGACACCATTCTGACAAAAGACGGCGCTGCCGTGGGCGTTTCTGGAAAGGATGGCGATGGCAATCCAGTGGTGGTCAACGCGAAGAGTGTGGTTCTGACGACGGGCGGCTTCGGGGCAAATCTGGAAATGGTCACGAAATACAAACCGGAGCTTGCCGGATTCATGACCACCAATGCGGCGGGCATTCAGGGACAAGGTATCGAAATGGCGACGGCGATTGGCGCCGACACGGTGGACATGGATCAGATCCAGATCCATCCGACGGTGGAAGCGAATACGGCATCCCTGATTACAGAAGGACTGCGCGGGGACGGTGCAATTCTTGTCAATGCGGATGGGGCGCGCTTTACCGATGAGGTCGGCACACGTGATGTCGTTTCTGCGGCGGAAATCGCACAACCGGGCAGCTACGCGTGGCTCATCGTCGATCAGGCGATGGCGGACGCGTCGAACGTAATTCAGGGGTATATCAAAAAGGGCTTCACGAAAACTGGAGAAACGCCGGAAGCGCTGGCAAAGGAAATGGAAGTCGATCCGACCGCTTTTGCAGCGACCCTCGAAGCTTGGAACGGTTGCGTGGAAGCTAAGAGTGACCCCGATTTCGGTCGTACAAGCTTTGCCAATCCGTTGGCGCAAGGACCGTTTTATGCCATTAAAGTCACGCCGGGTGTTCACCACACGATGGGCGGACTGCGCATTAATGCCAATACGGAAGTGCTGAAGGCGGACGGTACTGTGATTCCTGGACTTTTTGCGGCCGGGGAAGTGACCGGTGGCGTGCATGGCGCCAATCGACTGGGCGGTACCGCTGTGGCGGATTTTGCGGTCTTCGGTCGTATTGCCGGGGAACATGCCGCAGCGTATAAAGGTGCGGAATAA
- a CDS encoding type II toxin-antitoxin system YoeB family toxin, translating to MTWQTRDKRILKRIAMLLKDLDRNGYNCMGKLEQLRGNFSGFLASKL from the coding sequence ATCACTTGGCAAACAAGGGATAAAAGGATTCTGAAAAGGATTGCCATGCTCCTGAAGGACCTCGATCGTAACGGTTATAACTGTATGGGAAAATTGGAGCAGTTACGGGGAAATTTCTCCGGCTTTTTGGCTTCCAAATTGTGA
- a CDS encoding DUF6688 family protein, producing the protein MQKQSFYRFLEKEKMRFLHHTGSFVVTTSLSLGAASMLLLLLVTLAQQALSGSTASGGTSFSFSEIGAAVSLLLAGFLFLSALWFVFVLSVSNFALLLLPPTARYKAPARTVECLGLLIGALFLVAFLSLADIIFQPWNMQLINFQKHSPLDPATIGGAVLPCGMAMTGYLLLSGLFVKKRPPLISVFGIAGLYLGIGFCILWCIQIFDAENLLRSLVLWIYPINAIAIALRTVRYTVVEARKDLKQREQLPQEVLPPNRIPLEAEITRRKNWTKRLEKILQNSETWPLWALLALLPLLGIIVLVLLLFGQEPDALLRVWTQTADWNLSQKTPPPNLIIDEHYLCTVAAHGHRGLVRPLRTGVRHDHVVLVNRQLQIANAFEELLQEKAPRLHHAVRSRYDQYGYPFAKQLRSSWAFDSIYLLMKPAEWFFLFILYSLDKVPENRIARQYPPAAMPSDLRGIIGA; encoded by the coding sequence ATGCAAAAACAATCCTTTTATCGTTTCTTGGAAAAAGAAAAAATGCGATTCCTGCACCATACCGGCAGTTTCGTGGTCACGACTTCTTTATCACTCGGGGCCGCCAGCATGCTTCTGCTCCTCCTTGTCACTCTGGCGCAGCAGGCACTGTCGGGTTCGACCGCATCCGGCGGAACTTCTTTCTCCTTCTCCGAAATCGGTGCCGCGGTGAGTCTCCTATTGGCAGGATTTCTTTTCCTGTCCGCGCTCTGGTTCGTTTTCGTACTTTCCGTAAGCAATTTTGCACTTCTTTTGCTTCCCCCGACGGCGCGTTATAAAGCCCCCGCCCGCACGGTAGAATGCCTGGGCTTGCTCATCGGCGCGCTGTTTCTTGTGGCTTTTCTTTCCCTCGCGGACATCATCTTCCAGCCCTGGAATATGCAACTGATCAATTTCCAGAAACACAGCCCGTTGGATCCTGCGACGATTGGCGGCGCCGTGCTGCCTTGCGGCATGGCCATGACGGGGTATCTTTTACTTTCTGGACTTTTTGTTAAAAAAAGACCGCCGCTCATTTCTGTCTTCGGCATTGCCGGCCTCTATCTGGGCATCGGATTCTGCATCCTTTGGTGCATCCAAATTTTTGATGCGGAAAATCTTTTGCGTTCATTGGTTCTCTGGATCTATCCGATAAATGCCATCGCGATTGCTCTGCGAACCGTCCGATATACGGTTGTCGAGGCGCGAAAGGATCTGAAACAGCGGGAACAGCTACCCCAAGAAGTTCTCCCACCGAACCGGATCCCGCTCGAAGCGGAAATCACCCGGCGGAAAAATTGGACAAAGCGGTTGGAAAAAATACTGCAAAACAGCGAAACATGGCCCTTATGGGCGCTGCTTGCCCTGCTGCCGCTCCTTGGAATCATTGTCCTCGTACTCCTGCTTTTCGGTCAGGAGCCAGATGCGCTGCTGCGCGTCTGGACACAGACGGCGGATTGGAATTTGTCACAAAAAACGCCGCCGCCCAATCTCATAATTGACGAACACTATCTGTGTACCGTCGCGGCACATGGACACCGAGGGCTCGTTCGCCCGCTGCGCACGGGAGTGCGCCATGACCATGTCGTTTTGGTCAATCGCCAGTTGCAAATTGCCAATGCCTTTGAAGAATTATTGCAAGAAAAAGCACCTCGTCTGCATCACGCGGTGCGTTCCCGGTACGATCAATATGGTTATCCGTTTGCGAAACAACTTCGCTCATCTTGGGCCTTTGACAGCATCTATCTGTTGATGAAGCCGGCAGAATGGTTCTTTCTTTTCATTCTCTATAGCTTGGACAAAGTGCCGGAAAATCGCATTGCACGACAGTATCCCCCGGCAGCGATGCCCTCCGACCTACGTGGGATTATTGGGGCGTAA
- a CDS encoding YbbR-like domain-containing protein: MKILKHNWQWKLASLVIGFFLWSYVMAEVNPSQNLVLRDVVVDVQLESSGDKEYVISAVEPSSVTMNLVGKRAVLTNFLPTSASATAVVSRENLKEGTLSVPIKYSLPDNVQLSGASEVRTVSVTLEEVITKQVNVQPIQIGELPNDYILEGAAASPDYVQVKGPRSKVERVAHLAATVDLSNMTENQTTNVALEVVDADGKVVEGVTATTNTVNLAINIAKTKEVPLVINLTGTISDSIRIRRSQVYPTTVQIKGKKEFVDAIESLQTERVDLSQVTDNLDQQIGVIYPEGVTSVSPDFKTRLTLTVEKKAQKVVEIPYASIQVTPPEGLSYAFDNPAASVHVTASGFESDLESLTAGRITLQLDLSALSEGKQRVDLVVKGPEGITLAPNPSQIGVTITPQ, encoded by the coding sequence ATGAAAATTCTAAAGCATAATTGGCAATGGAAGCTTGCTTCGCTCGTGATTGGCTTCTTTCTTTGGAGCTATGTCATGGCGGAGGTCAATCCGTCCCAAAATCTGGTACTTCGGGATGTTGTCGTCGATGTCCAGTTGGAATCGTCCGGGGATAAAGAATATGTCATTTCTGCGGTGGAACCGTCCAGTGTTACGATGAATCTTGTCGGGAAACGTGCCGTATTGACCAATTTTCTGCCGACCAGCGCCTCCGCAACGGCCGTCGTTTCGCGGGAGAATTTGAAAGAAGGGACGTTGAGTGTGCCCATAAAGTATTCGCTGCCGGACAATGTGCAGCTTTCCGGCGCCTCGGAAGTGCGCACGGTTTCTGTAACCTTGGAAGAAGTCATTACGAAACAGGTAAATGTGCAGCCCATTCAGATCGGGGAACTCCCGAATGATTATATCCTGGAGGGCGCAGCGGCTTCTCCGGATTATGTCCAGGTAAAAGGTCCCCGTTCCAAAGTCGAGCGCGTGGCACATCTGGCGGCGACGGTAGATTTAAGCAATATGACGGAAAATCAGACGACCAATGTGGCATTGGAAGTGGTCGATGCGGACGGAAAAGTCGTCGAAGGCGTTACGGCGACGACGAATACCGTAAATTTAGCGATCAACATCGCAAAAACCAAAGAAGTGCCGCTGGTCATTAACCTGACCGGCACGATCAGTGATAGCATTCGGATTCGTCGCTCCCAGGTGTATCCGACTACGGTGCAGATCAAAGGAAAAAAAGAATTCGTCGATGCGATTGAATCGCTGCAAACGGAACGCGTCGATCTGTCACAGGTGACGGACAATCTCGATCAGCAGATCGGCGTCATCTATCCGGAGGGGGTGACATCGGTCAGTCCAGATTTCAAAACGCGATTGACGCTGACGGTTGAAAAAAAGGCACAAAAAGTCGTGGAGATTCCCTACGCGTCTATTCAGGTCACGCCGCCGGAAGGGCTGTCGTACGCTTTTGACAACCCGGCTGCCAGCGTGCATGTGACGGCGAGCGGCTTTGAAAGCGATTTGGAGAGTCTGACCGCCGGGCGGATCACACTTCAATTGGATTTATCTGCTTTGAGCGAGGGCAAGCAGCGCGTGGATCTTGTCGTAAAAGGGCCGGAGGGCATTACTCTGGCACCGAATCCGTCGCAGATCGGGGTGACGATTACGCCCCAATAA